One Phoenix dactylifera cultivar Barhee BC4 chromosome 14, palm_55x_up_171113_PBpolish2nd_filt_p, whole genome shotgun sequence DNA window includes the following coding sequences:
- the LOC103706543 gene encoding chloride channel protein CLC-b-like has product MEESSRPLPVPAAAAEANLEVDREEDEHDPERNSLHQPLLKRTATLTTNHLAMVGAKVSHIESLDYEINENDIFKHDWTSRSSVQVLQYVFLKWMSAFLVGLLTGVIASLINLAIENIAGIKMLLMARLVNEKRYINGFVYFAGANFALTMVAATLCVVFAPTAAGPGIPEIKAYLNGVDTPNMFVASTLIVKIIGSIVAVSAGLDLGKEGPLVHIGACLASLLGQGGSDDYHLKWRWLPCLQNDRDRRDLITCGASSGVCAAFRAPVGGVLFALEEVASWWRSALLWRTFFSTVIVVVVLRGFMEYCNSGKCGLFGKGGLILFDVSSVSVIYHANDLLPVALIGIIGGVLGSLYNHLLHKVLRLYNLINEKGRMAKLLLSLGVSLFTSICLYLLPFLAPCTPCDPSMDAACPTVGRSGNFKQFNCPNGYYNDLASLLHATNDDAVRNIFSTGTSTEFRAISLLIFFALYCILGLFTFGIAVPSGLFLPIILMGSAYGRLLALAMGSYIYIDHGLYAVLGAAALMAGSMRMTVSLCVIFLELTNNLLLLPIMMFVLLIAKTVGDAFNPSIYEIILDLKGLPFLEANPEPWMRNLTVGELAAAKPSVASLRGIEKVARVVEVLKSTKHNGFPVVDQGVPSPIGMPTGATEFHGLVLRSHLVAVLRKKWFVKERRRTEEWEVRESFTSVDLTQKGPKIQEVVLTEDEMDMYIDLHPFANTTPYTVVETMSVAKAVVLFRQVALRHLLIVPKYQGAGIPPIVGILTRQDLKAHNILGAFPHLAKKGEK; this is encoded by the exons ATGGAAGAGAGCTCAAGACCACTCCCAGtgccagcagcagcagcagaagccAATTTGGAAGTGGAtagagaagaagatgaacatgatccaGAAAGGAACTCTCTGCATCAGCCACTTCTCAAGAGAACTGCAACGCTCACTACCAATCATTTGGCCATGGTTGGAGCAAAGGTCTCCCATATAGAAAGCTTAGACTATGA GATCAATGAGAATGATATATTTAAGCATGACTGGACGAGCAGATCCAGTGTTCAGGTGCTGCAGTATGTATTCTTGAAATGGATGTCGGCATTTCTCGTCGGACTACTAACTGGTGTCATTGCTTCCCTCATCAACCTTGCTATTGAAAACATTGCTGGCATCAAGATGCTTCTCATGGCACGCCTTGTGAATGAAAAA AGGTATATAAATGGTTTTGTCTACTTCGCAGGGGCAAATTTTGCTCTAACCATGGTTGCAGCAACTCTCTGTGTCGTGTTTGCTCCAACTGCAGCAGGGCCAGGAATACCAGAGATCAAAGCTTACCTTAATGGAGTTGACACTCCCAATATGTTTGTTGCATCCACACTGATCGTCAAG ATTATTGGAAGCATTGTAGCTGTGTCTGCAGGCCTAGATCTTGGAAAAGAAGGGCCACTGGTACACATCGGAGCCTGCCTCGCATCCTTGTTAGGCCAAGGTGGATCAGACGACTACCACCTCAAGTGGAGATGGCTTCCATGCCTCCAGAATGATAGGGACCGCAGGGACCTCATCACCTGCGGTGCATCTTCTGGTGTCTGCGCCGCCTTCAGAGCACCAGTCGGGGGTGTTCTATTCGCTCTCGAAGAGGTTGCATCATGGTGGAGGAGTGCTCTTCTCtggaggaccttcttcagcacCGTAATCGTCGTTGTGGTGCTGAGGGGATTCATGGAGTACTGCAACTCTGGAAAATGTGGCTTGTTTGGAAAAGGAGGACTTATTCTCTTTGATGTCAGCTCTGTTTCTGTGATTTATCATGCAAATGATCTTCTTCCTGTCGCATTGATCGGCATAATAGGAGGAGTACTCGGAAGTCTATACAACCACCTTTTGCATAAGGTTCTTAGGCTTTACAACCTAATTAATGA GAAAGGCCGAATGGCCAAGCTGCTGCTCAGCCTAGGAGTCTCTCTCTTCACTTCCATCTGCCTCTACCTCCTTCCATTTCTTGCACCATGCACACCATGCGACCCTTCCATGGATGCCGCCTGTCCGACGGTCGGGCGGAGCGGCAACTTCAAGCAATTCAACTGTCCAAATGGATACTACAACGACTTGGCCAGCCTTCTTCATGCAACCAATGATGATGCAGTGCGCAACATATTCTCCACGGGCACCTCGACTGAATTCCGCGCCATCTCTCTCCTCATCTTCTTTGCACTCTACTGTATTCTAGGCCTCTTCACCTTCGGCATTGCAGTTCCCTCGGGTCTCTTCCTGCCCATCATCCTCATGGGCTCGGCCTACGGCCGCCTGCTTGCCCTGGCAATGGGATCATATATCTACATCGATCATGGTCTTTATGCTGTGCTCGGCGCAGCTGCACTGATGGCTGGCTCCATGAGAATGACGGTTTCTCTCTGTGTCATCTTCCTGGAGCTCACAAACAACCTCCTCCTCCTGCCCATAATGATGTTTGTATTGCTCATTGCCAAGACTGTTGGTGATGCTTTTAACCCAAGCATATATGAGATCATACTTGACCTCAAAGGATTGCCATTCTTGGAAGCAAATCCAGAGCCGTGGATGAGGAATCTCACTGTAGGAGAGCTTGCAGCAGCTAAGCCCAGTGTTGCGAGTCTTCGAGGCATAGAGAAGGTAGCTCGAGTTGTTGAGGTATTGAAATCCACCAAACACAATGGCTTCCCTGTTGTTGATCAAGGAGTGCCATCGCCCATAGGGATGCCAACAGGAGCAACAGAATTTCATGGACTGGTCCTTCGGTCGCACCTCGTTGCAGTGCTGAGGAAGAAGTGGTTTgtaaaagagaggagaagaactgAAGAGTGGGAAGTGAGAGAAAGTTTTACATCAGTTGATCTAACACAAAAGGGGCCAAAAATACAAGAGGTGGTGCTCACAGAAGATGAGATGGATATGTACATTGATCTACATCCTTTCGCAAATACAACACCATATACTGTGGTGGAAACCATGTCAGTAGCAAAGGCTGTGGTGCTTTTTAGACAAGTTGCTCTTCGGCATTTGCTGATTGTTCCCAAGTACCAAGGAGCAGGG ATACCACCTATTGTAGGCATCCTAACCAGGCAGGATCTCAAGGCCCACAACATCTTGGGTGCCTTCCCTCATCTGGcaaaaaagggagaaaagtGA
- the LOC103706513 gene encoding F-box/kelch-repeat protein At1g67480-like has product MPDFGVRKRFAESEKCLSIATKNNFASCLKVSTGLTLQAPWDMCCPLLSGLPDDVAKYCLALVPRCYFPVMGAVCKRWRSFIQSKEFITVRKEAGKLEEWLYILTGDADGKGSHWEVLGCFGETHQVLPPMPGPVKAGFGVVVLDGKLLVIAGYLVDAGTGCVLDDVYQYDSRLNGWSMLAKMNVARYDFACAEVNGLIYAVGGYGSDGESLSSAEVYDPDKNEWTLIESLRRPRWGCFACSFEGKLYVMGGRSSFTIGNSRFVDVYYPECHSWYEMKNGCVMVTAHAVLGKKLFCMEWKSQRKLAIFNPVDNSWQKIPVPVTGSSTIEFRFGILDGKLLLFAREEEPGYQTLLYDPVAPVGSEWQTSSLKPSGLCLCSVTIKA; this is encoded by the exons ATGCCGGACTTTGGTGTCAGAAAACGGTTTGCTGAGTCAGAGAAGTGTCTCAGCATTgcaacaaaaaataattttgcatcTTGTTTGAAAGTTTCCACGGGGCTTACCCTGCAAGCACCATGGGATATGTGCTGCCCTTTATTATCTGGGTTGCCTGATGATGTGGCAAAGTATTGCCTTGCACTTGTTCCCCGGTGTTACTTTCCTGTCATGGGTGCCGTCTGCAAGAGATGGAGATCATTTATCCAAAGCAAGGAGTTCATAACTGTAAGGAAGGAGGCAGGCAAGCTTGAGGAATGGCTCTATATCTTAACTGGTGATGCAGATGGAAAGGGGAGTCATTGGGAGGTCTTAGGCTGCTTTGGAGAAACACACCAGGTGTTGCCACCAATGCCTGGTCCTGTAAAAGCTGGTTTTGGAGTTGTTGTTCTTGATGGCAAGCTTTTAGTAATAGCTGGATATTTGGTCGATGCTGGGACAGGGTGTGTTTTAGATGATGTCTATCAATATGATTCTCGGCTTAATGG TTGGAGCATGCTGGCCAAGATGAACGTTGCTCGCTATGACTTCGCCTGTGCCGAGGTCAATGGTTTAATATATGCTGTAGGTGGCTATGGATCTGATGGTGAGAGCTTATCAAGTGCTGAAGTTTATGACCCTGACAAAAATGAGTGGACTTTGATCGAAAGCCTGCGCCGCCCGAGGTGGGGCTGCTTTGCCTGCAGCTTTGAAGGCAAGCTCTATGTCATGGGTGGACGGTCAAGCTTCACAATAGGCAACTCGAGGTTTGTGGATGTGTACTACCCTGAATGCCACTCTTGGTATGAGATGAAGAATGGGTGTGTGATGGTCACTGCACATGCTGTGCTTGGCAAGAAACTATTCTGTATGGAGTGGAAGAGCCAGCGGAAGCTGGCAATATTTAATCCAGTTGATAACTCATGGCAAAAGATCCCTGTGCCGGTCACTGGGAGTTCAACCATAGAGTTTCGCTTTGGGATACTTGATGGCAAACTGTTGCTTTTTGCACGGGAGGAAGAGCCTGGGTACCAGACACTGCTGTATGATCCGGTTGCTCCAGTGGGATCCGAGTGGCAAACATCTTCACTTAAGCCTTCTGGTCTGTGTTTGTGCAGTGTGACGATCAAAGCTTGA